In the genome of Terriglobales bacterium, one region contains:
- a CDS encoding metalloregulator ArsR/SmtB family transcription factor — MTSQVQLNQIFSALADPTRRAILAKLALGDATVGELQAPFDLKQPTISKHLKVLEEAGLVTRGREAQFRPVRLNPAPLARAAEWIGSYRRLWEDSFDRLNEFLQSDGQKARKAKQNARKR, encoded by the coding sequence ATGACATCTCAAGTACAGCTCAACCAGATCTTTTCCGCCTTAGCTGACCCGACCAGGCGCGCCATCCTCGCGAAGCTTGCGCTCGGAGACGCTACCGTCGGTGAACTGCAAGCTCCCTTCGATCTGAAGCAACCGACGATATCAAAACACCTGAAGGTTCTGGAGGAAGCCGGACTGGTGACGCGTGGACGGGAAGCACAATTCCGTCCGGTTCGTCTGAACCCAGCTCCGCTTGCTCGTGCTGCTGAATGGATCGGCAGCTATCGTCGTCTCTGGGAGGACAGCTTCGATCGTCTCAATGAATTTCTGCAATCGGATGGGCAGAAGGCCAGAAAGGCAAAACAAAATGCACGTAAAAGATAA
- a CDS encoding family 20 glycosylhydrolase gives MNRTAAFYLPLMLFCFFSVSFSFAGDTPLTLLPQPKQIDVGTGEVSIRDGFVVRYSGVQDERITRAVNRIYDRISRKLGFVVMKEPAVANAPTLTIACEKKSGDVQKVTDDESYTLEVTANGVSLQAAEPIGVLRGLETLYQLAYNTGDGYGALPMIKIVDSPRFQWRGLLLDVARHYMPMEQIKREVDGLAAVKMNVLHLHLSDDQSFRVVSRKYPELTEKASHGEFYTQEQVKDLIAYARDRGVRIVPEFDVPGHTMAWLAAFPDLAVLPFDNNEKFTKFGGYGNTLDPSNPRLMKMLSTLFGEMAALFPDEYFHIGGDEVVYSVWQKSPSIAEFKKKHNLADDRALQAYFNIELEKALKKHKKKMMGWNEILHADLPTTTVIQSWVGTSALEEAVQRGYPVVVSLGYYLDNYMPASFHYMVDPLQPNPQTYDDFMGAIPGGKKNKGLIADRDAAKDFKPSPQAEKLVMGGEAAEWAEVTTPWSIDAEMWPRLAAIAERFWSPADVKDIPSLYRRLDVLTLELSDLGISPDETLRVLRARLAGSAADAKVIDVFAEAVEPIKIFTRHIRQKKAGMYSINTPINRLVDAVPPESRVARLFHDAVNDWLTSKKTPSLKFIRKTLQRWQNNDPRISKLATTNPRLVEAKPLVDSLRAYLNAASDAIGYIERGEQAPAWWTEAQRAVLSAPRSDAADVQIAIDCDVRRLVDAASGVSNSNTSRFCIGDVNPQPAQGSAGSSQN, from the coding sequence ATGAACAGAACCGCAGCATTCTATCTCCCACTCATGCTGTTTTGCTTTTTCTCGGTTTCATTCTCATTTGCCGGAGACACACCCCTAACCCTGCTTCCCCAGCCCAAACAAATCGACGTCGGAACAGGCGAGGTCTCAATCCGCGATGGATTTGTGGTCCGGTATTCCGGCGTTCAGGACGAGCGCATAACGCGAGCCGTTAATCGTATTTACGACCGTATTTCGCGCAAGCTGGGCTTCGTCGTAATGAAGGAGCCTGCCGTCGCGAACGCTCCCACTCTGACCATCGCTTGCGAGAAGAAGTCGGGTGACGTTCAGAAGGTGACCGATGACGAGTCATACACACTGGAAGTAACCGCCAATGGCGTTTCGCTTCAGGCAGCCGAGCCAATCGGCGTGTTACGTGGACTCGAGACCCTCTATCAACTCGCCTACAACACCGGCGATGGCTACGGCGCATTGCCAATGATCAAGATCGTCGACTCACCACGATTCCAGTGGCGCGGTCTTTTGCTCGATGTCGCCCGGCATTACATGCCCATGGAGCAGATCAAGCGTGAGGTGGATGGCCTTGCGGCGGTGAAGATGAACGTATTGCATCTGCACCTGTCCGACGACCAGTCGTTCCGCGTAGTCAGCCGGAAATATCCGGAGCTCACGGAGAAGGCAAGCCACGGCGAGTTCTATACGCAGGAGCAGGTCAAGGACCTCATTGCATATGCGCGGGACCGAGGTGTGCGCATCGTGCCTGAATTCGATGTTCCCGGTCACACCATGGCGTGGCTGGCGGCATTTCCGGACCTCGCTGTCCTACCTTTCGACAATAACGAGAAATTTACGAAGTTCGGCGGCTACGGCAACACTCTCGATCCGTCGAACCCCAGGCTGATGAAGATGCTTAGCACACTCTTCGGTGAGATGGCAGCGCTCTTCCCAGACGAGTATTTCCATATTGGCGGCGACGAAGTGGTCTACTCCGTGTGGCAGAAGAGCCCATCCATCGCTGAGTTCAAGAAGAAGCACAACCTGGCGGACGACCGGGCGTTGCAGGCCTATTTCAACATTGAACTCGAGAAAGCTCTGAAGAAGCACAAGAAGAAGATGATGGGCTGGAATGAGATTCTTCACGCCGACCTGCCCACCACCACAGTGATCCAGAGCTGGGTCGGTACATCGGCGTTAGAAGAGGCCGTTCAACGCGGGTATCCAGTGGTGGTTTCGCTGGGCTATTACCTCGACAACTATATGCCCGCGTCGTTCCATTACATGGTGGATCCCCTTCAGCCCAATCCGCAAACATACGACGACTTCATGGGGGCCATCCCGGGCGGCAAGAAGAATAAGGGCCTCATCGCAGACCGCGACGCAGCGAAGGATTTCAAGCCTTCGCCGCAGGCAGAGAAGTTGGTGATGGGTGGTGAAGCGGCTGAGTGGGCCGAGGTGACAACGCCGTGGTCCATCGACGCTGAAATGTGGCCGCGACTAGCCGCCATCGCTGAGCGGTTCTGGTCGCCTGCCGACGTGAAGGACATCCCTTCGCTTTATCGGCGACTCGATGTGCTCACGCTCGAACTCTCAGACCTCGGCATCAGTCCCGACGAGACGCTGAGGGTGCTGCGTGCACGACTGGCAGGATCCGCTGCCGACGCAAAGGTCATCGATGTCTTTGCAGAAGCCGTTGAGCCGATCAAAATCTTCACCCGGCACATCCGCCAGAAGAAGGCGGGTATGTACAGCATCAATACGCCGATTAACAGGCTGGTCGACGCGGTACCACCTGAAAGTCGAGTTGCTCGGCTGTTTCACGATGCCGTCAACGATTGGCTCACCAGTAAAAAGACGCCAAGCCTCAAATTCATCCGCAAGACGCTGCAGCGCTGGCAGAACAACGATCCTAGAATTTCAAAACTGGCCACCACCAATCCGCGTTTGGTGGAAGCGAAGCCGCTGGTGGATTCCTTGCGCGCATACCTGAATGCTGCCTCCGACGCGATCGGCTATATCGAACGTGGTGAGCAGGCTCCAGCGTGGTGGACGGAGGCGCAGCGGGCTGTGCTTAGCGCGCCGCGTAGCGACGCTGCCGACGTACAGATCGCAATCGACTGTGACGTGCGCCGATTGGTAGACGCCGCTTCAGGAGTAAGTAACAGCAACACCTCTAGATTCTGTATCGGGGATGTCAATCCTCAGCCGGCACAGGGTTCCGCCGGCTCATCGCAGAATTGA
- the rnk gene encoding nucleoside diphosphate kinase regulator, with product MKANKIMISATDLDRLRRLIDSSRRPGHRDADNLDALEFELDRAVVRKGATPSGVVALGSWVRMRDLDSERELSYQIVLPKHANVEEKRISVLAPIGTALLGCRVGSIVEWTVPSGERRFKILEVQHQTESEAVAA from the coding sequence ATGAAAGCGAACAAGATAATGATTTCTGCAACGGACCTGGACCGTCTGCGCAGGTTGATCGACTCTTCGAGACGTCCCGGACATCGGGATGCCGACAATCTGGATGCACTCGAGTTCGAACTGGATCGCGCCGTGGTAAGAAAAGGTGCAACTCCCAGCGGGGTAGTGGCGCTCGGCTCATGGGTTCGGATGAGGGACCTCGATAGCGAACGCGAACTGAGTTACCAGATCGTGCTGCCAAAACACGCCAACGTGGAGGAAAAGCGCATCTCCGTACTGGCACCGATTGGGACAGCGCTTCTCGGCTGCCGGGTTGGCTCCATCGTGGAATGGACCGTGCCGTCGGGAGAAAGGCGCTTCAAGATCCTCGAAGTTCAGCATCAAACAGAATCGGAGGCTGTTGCGGCATGA
- a CDS encoding TonB-dependent receptor, translating into MIVRTIAALLLAAGCLAAQNTPAEKREPDSQELNEDSIEIRDVRESSAKDVGEALQSVTGISKIRKAGIANDVVLRGFQQDNINVQVDGARIYGACPNNMDPSASHVDFAEVDRVEVVKGPYDVRSQGSLGGTVRIITRDEEVRGLRVVPSFSYGSFGYYNPSIEMSTDKKLVGFSAGYAFRTSDPYKDGSGRRFTSYGNFRPEVSNTRAFEGHSGWGSLVFTPGTKQRLDIGYSRQQNGLGLYPYLMMDAIYDNADRATIKYAARNLSGFVRSVRIDGFGTKVNHLMNDARRTSSGILPYSMQTHAVTSSFGINAAADIPGDVTMGVESYRRTWNAITQMRSGSSERMQNSLPDATTTSVGTYAEVDRQLTARVRLQSGARFDHVESGISPSTLLPNLYYAYNNTTSTSSSDNFAGGNVRLTVSLLKGLDLLTGIGSTMRVPDPQERYFLLQRMNQDWVGNPDLKPVRNSEADMGLSIRRRDTRLRVLFYFSKLDDYIALHRQRRVNNVPGVMNSVSQSYANLNAQMYGGEINLSQPIGKFVALSGGASLTRGSKDTNPVIDVFNSNIVELPPTKSWLNIRYANDWLYAQVGGTVAGAQRRVDRDLNEQPTPGYGIMNLKVGVRRSRFNVNFAVDNLLSRFYYESFSYSRDPFRSGLKVAEPGRALFMSGSYRF; encoded by the coding sequence GTGATCGTACGAACGATTGCCGCGCTTTTGCTCGCGGCAGGATGCCTTGCTGCGCAAAACACGCCGGCAGAAAAACGTGAGCCAGATTCGCAGGAGTTGAACGAAGACAGCATTGAAATCAGGGATGTCCGAGAAAGCTCAGCCAAGGACGTCGGCGAAGCGCTGCAGTCGGTAACTGGCATTTCCAAGATTCGCAAGGCCGGCATCGCCAACGACGTAGTATTGCGTGGTTTTCAGCAGGACAACATCAACGTCCAAGTCGACGGCGCCCGCATTTATGGAGCCTGCCCGAACAATATGGATCCCAGCGCTTCACACGTAGATTTCGCCGAGGTGGACCGCGTGGAAGTTGTGAAAGGCCCATACGACGTCCGCAGCCAAGGCAGCCTGGGAGGAACAGTCAGGATCATCACGCGCGATGAAGAGGTTAGGGGCCTTCGAGTTGTTCCCAGCTTCAGCTACGGCTCTTTTGGTTACTACAACCCCTCCATTGAAATGAGCACTGACAAGAAACTGGTTGGATTCAGCGCCGGATACGCGTTTCGAACATCCGATCCGTACAAAGACGGCAGTGGACGTCGCTTCACGTCATACGGCAACTTCCGGCCCGAGGTCAGCAACACAAGAGCCTTCGAGGGCCACTCCGGTTGGGGCTCTCTCGTTTTCACTCCGGGCACTAAACAGAGGCTCGATATCGGTTACTCGCGCCAGCAGAACGGGCTCGGCCTTTATCCCTACCTGATGATGGACGCGATTTACGACAATGCCGATCGCGCCACGATCAAATACGCAGCCCGAAATCTTTCGGGGTTCGTCCGGAGCGTGAGGATAGATGGCTTCGGCACCAAAGTGAATCACCTGATGAACGACGCCCGGAGGACGAGTTCCGGGATATTGCCCTACAGCATGCAAACGCACGCTGTAACCAGTTCGTTCGGCATCAACGCCGCCGCCGATATTCCTGGCGACGTAACCATGGGAGTCGAAAGTTACCGGCGGACGTGGAACGCGATCACGCAAATGCGCTCAGGTTCCAGCGAGCGCATGCAGAATTCGCTTCCGGACGCCACCACAACCTCGGTGGGTACGTACGCGGAAGTCGATCGGCAGCTAACAGCGCGTGTCCGGCTGCAGAGCGGTGCCCGATTCGATCATGTCGAATCAGGGATTTCGCCATCAACACTTTTGCCCAACCTGTACTACGCATACAACAACACTACTTCGACCTCTTCTTCGGACAACTTCGCTGGAGGTAATGTCCGGCTTACCGTATCGCTGCTCAAGGGACTCGACCTGCTGACTGGTATAGGAAGCACCATGCGTGTTCCGGACCCACAAGAGCGGTATTTTTTGTTACAGCGAATGAACCAGGACTGGGTGGGAAATCCTGACCTGAAACCTGTTCGCAATTCCGAAGCGGACATGGGCTTATCGATCAGGCGTCGCGACACCCGGCTGAGAGTGCTCTTCTACTTCAGCAAGCTAGATGACTACATCGCCTTGCATCGTCAAAGGCGTGTCAATAACGTTCCGGGCGTCATGAATTCGGTTTCCCAGTCGTACGCTAACCTCAATGCCCAGATGTACGGTGGAGAGATCAATCTATCTCAGCCGATCGGGAAGTTCGTTGCACTTTCCGGCGGAGCATCGCTCACCCGAGGAAGCAAGGATACGAACCCCGTAATCGACGTTTTCAATTCCAACATCGTCGAGCTGCCGCCCACTAAAAGCTGGCTGAATATCAGGTATGCAAACGACTGGCTTTATGCGCAAGTTGGTGGAACTGTGGCGGGCGCGCAACGTCGAGTGGATCGCGACCTGAATGAACAACCGACGCCGGGTTACGGCATCATGAACTTGAAGGTCGGGGTTCGGCGGTCACGGTTCAACGTCAACTTTGCAGTCGACAACCTGCTGAGCCGGTTTTATTACGAAAGCTTTTCCTATAGCCGCGATCCATTTCGGTCCGGTCTCAAGGTGGCGGAACCGGGACGCGCCCTGTTCATGAGCGGATCGTACCGCTTCTAG